In a single window of the Buchnera aphidicola (Aphis gossypii) genome:
- the trpB gene encoding tryptophan synthase subunit beta, with amino-acid sequence MTLLNPYFGEFGGMYVPQILMPALYELEKNFVFTKKDENFQKKLSYLLKNYAGRPTPLTLCKNLTEGTKTRIYLKREDLLHGGAHKTNQVLGQAMLAIQMHKKEIIAETGAGQHGVATAIACALMNLKCRIYMGYKDIERQKPNVFRMKLMGAKVIPVKSGSGTLKDACNEALRDWSSSYKYSYYMIGTAAGPHPYPKIVKEFQKMIGEEAKQQILEKESRLPDSVIACVGGGSNAIGIFTDFINEKVNLIGVEPAGKGISTGNHGAPLNIGRKGIYFGMKSYLMQNKEGQIQKSWSISAGLDFPSVGPEHAWLNSTKRAQYVSITDKEALEAFTVLSKKEGIIPALESSHAIAYALKIMNLHPNKNQILIVNLSGRGDKDIFTVSKIFKNRKNCESL; translated from the coding sequence ATGACTTTACTCAATCCTTATTTTGGGGAATTTGGAGGCATGTATGTTCCTCAAATATTAATGCCGGCTTTATATGAGCTAGAAAAAAATTTTGTTTTTACAAAAAAAGATGAGAATTTTCAAAAAAAACTTTCATATCTTTTAAAAAATTATGCAGGAAGACCTACGCCATTAACTTTATGTAAAAATTTAACTGAAGGAACAAAAACACGTATTTATTTAAAAAGAGAAGATTTGTTACATGGAGGAGCACATAAAACTAATCAAGTACTAGGTCAGGCCATGCTAGCGATTCAGATGCACAAAAAAGAAATTATTGCTGAAACTGGTGCTGGACAACATGGTGTAGCAACCGCCATTGCTTGTGCTTTAATGAATTTAAAATGTCGTATTTATATGGGATATAAAGATATTGAGCGTCAGAAACCAAATGTATTTCGTATGAAATTAATGGGTGCAAAAGTTATACCTGTGAAAAGTGGTTCTGGTACTTTAAAAGATGCATGTAATGAAGCATTGAGAGATTGGTCTAGTAGTTATAAATATTCATATTATATGATAGGAACAGCTGCGGGTCCTCATCCATATCCAAAAATTGTAAAAGAATTTCAAAAGATGATTGGTGAGGAAGCTAAACAGCAAATTTTAGAAAAAGAAAGTAGATTACCCGATTCTGTTATTGCATGTGTTGGAGGAGGTTCAAATGCGATTGGTATATTTACTGATTTTATAAACGAGAAAGTCAATTTAATTGGTGTAGAACCAGCTGGAAAGGGCATAAGTACAGGAAATCATGGAGCACCATTAAATATCGGTAGAAAGGGTATTTATTTTGGAATGAAATCTTATTTAATGCAAAATAAAGAAGGTCAAATTCAAAAATCTTGGTCAATTTCTGCTGGTTTAGATTTTCCGTCTGTAGGCCCTGAACATGCTTGGTTAAATAGCACTAAACGCGCTCAATATGTTTCAATTACTGATAAAGAAGCATTAGAAGCATTCACTGTTTTATCTAAAAAAGAAGGTATTATTCCAGCTTTAGAATCTTCTCATGCGATAGCTTATGCATTAAAAATCATGAATCTTCATCCTAATAAAAATCAAATTTTAATAGTTAATCTTTCTGGTCGTGGGGACAAAGATATTTTTACAGTAAGTAAAATTTTTAAAAATAGGAAAAATTGTGAGTCGTTATAA
- the trpCF gene encoding bifunctional indole-3-glycerol-phosphate synthase TrpC/phosphoribosylanthranilate isomerase TrpF has protein sequence MAETILNEIIKYKIDWIKDRKKKEPLKDIKKKINVKTRNFFNALKNKNPFFILECKKSSPSLGVIKKNFNLIEISNVYKKYASAISVLTDEKYFHGNLKFISIVRNNVYQPILCKDFFIDSYQVYLARYYKADAILLMLSILDNKQYMMLYNIAKELNMEVLTEVNNTTELHRAIQLNALIIGINNRNLHDLSIDLNRTKILSPLIKNRIIISESGITENAQIKELSKMVHGFLIGSSLMSKKNLEISIKSLIFGNNKICGLTRSIDAQVSEKYGAIYGGLIFAENSPRKITKKIAKNVIFNSNLKYVGVFQNQDINTILDISNELCLYAIQLHGCENQKYIDLLKKRLSKNIQIWKAFSIQSKLPLINWDFINKYIFDSYSGGSNTSFNWNILKNYTLKNVILAGGINIQNCSLASKFNCYGLDLNSGVEISPGIKDHKKIKLIFQKLRL, from the coding sequence ATGGCAGAAACAATACTAAATGAAATTATAAAATATAAAATAGATTGGATCAAAGATAGAAAAAAAAAAGAACCCCTCAAAGATATCAAAAAAAAAATTAATGTAAAAACTCGAAATTTTTTTAATGCATTGAAAAATAAAAATCCTTTTTTTATATTAGAATGTAAAAAATCATCTCCTTCTTTAGGAGTTATTAAAAAAAATTTTAATCTAATTGAGATTTCTAATGTATATAAAAAATATGCTTCTGCAATTTCAGTCTTAACAGATGAGAAGTATTTTCATGGAAATTTAAAATTTATCAGTATTGTGAGAAATAATGTTTATCAACCAATTTTATGTAAAGATTTTTTCATTGATTCATATCAAGTCTATTTAGCTAGATATTATAAAGCGGATGCTATATTGCTTATGTTATCTATTTTAGATAACAAGCAATATATGATGTTATATAACATAGCAAAAGAATTAAATATGGAAGTTTTAACAGAAGTTAATAATACAACAGAGCTACATCGTGCAATTCAATTAAATGCCTTAATTATTGGGATCAATAATCGTAATTTACATGATTTATCAATTGATTTAAATCGAACTAAAATTTTATCCCCATTAATAAAAAATAGAATTATTATTAGTGAATCAGGAATAACTGAAAATGCTCAAATAAAAGAATTAAGTAAAATGGTCCATGGTTTTTTAATTGGCTCAAGTTTAATGTCAAAAAAAAATTTAGAAATTAGTATTAAATCTTTAATTTTTGGTAATAATAAAATATGTGGTTTAACTCGTTCTATTGATGCTCAAGTTAGTGAAAAATATGGTGCAATTTATGGAGGCTTAATTTTCGCAGAAAATTCACCTCGTAAGATCACAAAAAAAATTGCAAAAAATGTAATCTTTAATAGTAATTTAAAGTACGTAGGAGTATTTCAAAACCAAGATATTAATACTATTTTAGACATTTCTAATGAATTATGTCTATATGCAATTCAATTACATGGATGTGAGAATCAAAAATATATTGATCTATTAAAAAAAAGGTTATCCAAAAATATCCAAATTTGGAAAGCATTTTCTATTCAATCAAAATTACCTTTAATTAACTGGGATTTTATAAATAAATATATATTTGATTCTTATTCTGGAGGAAGTAATACATCATTTAATTGGAACATTTTGAAAAATTACACATTAAAAAATGTAATTTTAGCAGGAGGTATTAATATTCAAAATTGTAGTCTCGCATCAAAATTCAACTGTTATGGATTAGACTTGAATTCTGGAGTAGAAATATCACCTGGTATTAAAGATCATAAAAAAATTAAATTAATTTTTCAAAAATTAAGACTCTAA
- the trpD gene encoding anthranilate phosphoribosyltransferase translates to MQHIFKKLYKLESLDQEESYRLFNSIISGKINEIQLSSILTAMHVRHESIEEILGAIGACLKAMKFFPRPNYIFADIVGTGGDSKNTINISTASAFTASHLGFKIIKHCNKGVSSKSGSSDILKKFKINLNPSIQSSLKTLDQLNICFLFAPKYHDGFQYVSKIRKTLKIKTIFNLLGPFLNPSRPFFTVIGVYKKDLINPMVEILKKLKYQRGIIIHSDGTDEVTLNGITYVSELLNKKIHSYQLEAKDFGLKEHIKPIHAVSSQEESYNIIKKTLQGKGDRLYEELIAVNVAILLKIFGYEDLKKNTKMVLNKIRSGEIYKHIIKISNMLKEDEYGRNNTK, encoded by the coding sequence ATGCAACATATATTCAAAAAACTTTATAAGCTAGAATCTTTAGATCAAGAAGAAAGTTATAGATTGTTTAATTCTATTATTTCTGGAAAAATAAATGAAATACAATTGTCATCTATTTTAACTGCTATGCATGTTCGACATGAATCAATAGAAGAAATATTAGGAGCAATTGGTGCTTGTTTAAAAGCTATGAAGTTTTTCCCTCGACCTAATTATATTTTTGCTGACATAGTTGGCACAGGGGGGGATAGTAAAAATACAATTAATATCTCAACTGCCAGCGCTTTTACTGCATCTCATCTTGGATTTAAAATTATCAAACATTGCAATAAAGGCGTATCAAGCAAATCAGGCTCATCTGATATTTTAAAAAAATTTAAAATTAATTTAAATCCATCTATTCAAAGTTCATTAAAAACCTTAGATCAATTAAATATTTGCTTTTTATTTGCACCTAAATATCACGATGGCTTTCAATACGTCTCTAAAATTCGAAAAACTTTAAAAATTAAAACGATTTTTAATTTATTGGGGCCATTTTTAAATCCCTCTCGTCCCTTTTTCACAGTAATAGGTGTTTATAAAAAAGATTTAATTAATCCTATGGTAGAAATTTTAAAAAAACTAAAATATCAACGAGGCATTATAATCCATAGTGATGGAACTGATGAAGTTACATTAAATGGTATAACATATGTTTCGGAATTATTAAATAAAAAAATTCATTCATATCAGTTAGAAGCAAAAGATTTCGGTTTAAAAGAACATATTAAACCAATACATGCAGTCAGTTCTCAGGAAGAAAGTTATAATATTATTAAAAAAACTCTACAAGGTAAAGGAGATAGATTATATGAAGAATTAATTGCTGTAAATGTTGCAATTTTGTTAAAAATTTTTGGATACGAAGATTTAAAGAAAAATACGAAAATGGTATTGAATAAAATTCGTAGCGGTGAAATTTATAAACATATAATTAAAATTTCCAATATGTTAAAAGAAGATGAATATGGCAGAAACAATACTAAATGA
- a CDS encoding pseudouridine synthase, with product MTEKIQKILSNLGYGSRRSIEKIIEKGNVFLNGKRAIVGQRVDKNNPGEIFIGNEKIIFKEHKKLEIIIYNKPIGEICTRNDPKKRLTVFDKLPFLNLSRWISIGRLDINTKGLLLFTNNGELANQLMHPRNKIEREYYIRVFGEININTINILKTGVKIKDGYVSFKSIELISKNKSKNKWFKGVLCEGKNREIRLIFRSIKCQVNKLIRIRYGNIFLPKNLKEGGWEKLNDKLLNDLCNLVK from the coding sequence ATGACAGAAAAAATACAAAAAATACTTTCTAATTTAGGATATGGTTCGCGTCGAAGTATAGAAAAGATAATCGAAAAGGGAAATGTATTCTTAAATGGAAAAAGAGCAATAGTTGGGCAACGTGTAGATAAAAACAATCCTGGAGAAATTTTTATTGGAAATGAGAAAATAATCTTTAAAGAGCATAAAAAATTAGAAATTATTATTTATAATAAACCCATAGGTGAAATTTGCACTAGAAATGATCCGAAAAAACGATTAACTGTATTTGATAAATTGCCTTTTTTAAACTTAAGTAGGTGGATTAGTATTGGGCGTTTAGATATTAATACAAAAGGATTATTATTATTTACAAACAATGGGGAATTAGCAAATCAACTAATGCATCCGAGAAATAAAATTGAACGTGAGTATTATATACGTGTGTTTGGTGAAATAAACATAAATACAATAAATATTTTAAAAACAGGAGTTAAAATTAAAGATGGTTATGTTTCATTCAAAAGTATTGAATTAATTTCAAAAAATAAAAGCAAAAATAAATGGTTTAAAGGCGTTTTATGTGAAGGAAAAAATCGTGAAATTAGATTAATTTTTCGTTCAATTAAATGTCAAGTTAACAAATTAATTAGAATTAGATATGGTAATATTTTTTTACCAAAGAACTTAAAAGAAGGGGGATGGGAAAAATTAAACGATAAATTATTAAATGATTTATGTAACTTAGTTAAATAA
- a CDS encoding inositol monophosphatase family protein: protein MHPMLNIAIRAIRKGGNIIIQNYDTQKFIKDDYEKKQYFIKQVMNKTYQVISEIIYKYYPSHIIIKKNTNYMSNDKKILWIINELDGKKNFIKNFPHFCISIAVIIKKNTEISVIYDPIKNDLFTSVRGQGSQLNGYRTRCTNVNTLSDVIISTHLKYQKIQSKSYLEVHKELVLSGISFRCTGSVLLDLAYVSSGKIDCLIVNYNLLNSVNFIAGQLQARESGCLTNSLQEKNIDGVLSLTSSPKFIKSIAEKIRKYYILKI from the coding sequence ATGCATCCCATGTTAAATATCGCAATTCGTGCAATTCGGAAAGGAGGAAATATTATTATACAAAATTACGATACTCAAAAATTTATTAAAGACGATTATGAAAAAAAACAATATTTTATTAAGCAAGTGATGAATAAAACATATCAAGTTATTAGTGAGATTATTTATAAATATTATCCAAGTCATATTATTATTAAAAAAAACACGAACTACATGTCAAATGATAAAAAAATTTTATGGATTATAAATGAATTGGATGGTAAAAAAAATTTCATTAAAAATTTCCCACATTTTTGTATATCAATAGCAGTAATAATAAAAAAAAACACAGAAATATCAGTAATATATGATCCTATAAAAAATGATTTATTTACTTCTGTTAGGGGTCAAGGATCGCAATTAAACGGATATCGTACTCGTTGTACTAATGTGAACACTTTAAGTGATGTGATAATATCAACGCATTTAAAATATCAAAAAATACAGTCTAAATCATATTTAGAGGTACATAAAGAACTTGTTTTATCTGGTATTTCGTTTAGATGTACTGGTTCAGTTTTACTTGATTTAGCATATGTATCCTCTGGAAAAATAGATTGTTTAATTGTTAATTATAATTTATTAAATTCTGTTAATTTTATTGCAGGACAGTTACAAGCAAGAGAATCTGGATGTTTAACGAATAGTCTTCAAGAAAAAAATATCGATGGCGTTTTAAGTTTAACTAGTAGCCCTAAGTTTATTAAATCAATTGCTGAAAAAATACGAAAATATTATATATTAAAAATATAA
- the rlmN gene encoding 23S rRNA (adenine(2503)-C(2))-methyltransferase RlmN translates to MDKKINLNILDSQVNLLDLDFKNIQLFLASIGAKNFTAEQIIKWIYSHNCYDFDKMSNISKNIKKKLYQNSCIKISNFSEEKVSSDGTIKWITSLNNQKIETVYIPEKKRSTLCISSQIGCPLKCDFCATGKQGFNRNLKVSEIISQILQAKKKLKNTHITNIVFMGMGEPLLNLNNIITALKIILNTNGFGLSKRRITLSTAGIVPAIDRLNKNIDINLAISLHASNDNIRNLIMPINKIYNIESLLSAVSRYLKNSNANRNGVTIEYVMLKNINDSIKNAEELAYILKKIPSKINLIPWNSFKNSNFISSTENSIHTFANILRKKGFNTTIRKNRGKDIDAACGQLTGNIINYRKNHL, encoded by the coding sequence ATGGATAAAAAAATTAATTTAAATATTTTAGATTCTCAAGTAAATTTACTAGATCTAGATTTTAAAAATATTCAATTGTTTCTTGCGTCTATTGGGGCAAAAAATTTTACTGCTGAACAAATTATAAAATGGATTTACAGTCATAATTGTTATGATTTTGATAAAATGTCAAATATTAGTAAAAATATTAAAAAAAAGCTATACCAGAACTCTTGTATAAAAATATCAAATTTTTCAGAAGAAAAAGTATCTTCTGATGGTACAATAAAATGGATTACATCTTTAAATAATCAAAAAATAGAAACAGTTTATATACCGGAAAAAAAACGTTCTACTCTTTGTATTTCATCACAAATTGGTTGCCCTTTAAAATGTGATTTTTGTGCCACAGGAAAGCAAGGATTTAATAGAAATTTAAAAGTATCTGAAATTATTTCTCAAATTTTACAAGCTAAAAAAAAATTAAAAAATACACATATAACTAATATAGTATTTATGGGAATGGGCGAACCATTATTAAATTTAAATAACATTATTACGGCATTAAAAATTATTTTAAATACAAATGGTTTTGGATTATCTAAACGCCGTATTACTTTGTCTACTGCAGGAATTGTCCCAGCAATAGATCGATTAAATAAAAACATTGATATTAATCTAGCAATCTCTTTACATGCTTCTAATGATAATATTAGAAATCTTATTATGCCGATTAATAAAATATATAATATCGAATCTCTTTTAAGTGCGGTATCTAGATATTTAAAGAATTCTAATGCCAATCGAAATGGGGTTACTATAGAATATGTGATGCTTAAAAATATTAATGATTCTATTAAAAATGCTGAGGAGTTAGCTTATATTTTAAAAAAAATACCTAGTAAAATAAATCTTATTCCTTGGAATTCTTTCAAAAATTCAAATTTTATATCTAGTACTGAGAATAGTATTCATACTTTTGCAAATATTTTAAGAAAAAAAGGATTTAATACAACAATTCGTAAAAATAGAGGGAAAGATATTGATGCTGCTTGTGGTCAGTTAACAGGAAATATAATTAATTATCGTAAAAATCATTTATAA
- the ispG gene encoding flavodoxin-dependent (E)-4-hydroxy-3-methylbut-2-enyl-diphosphate synthase, translating into MMNKYKAINRRKSNRIYVGNVPIGNNAPISVQSMTNTKTTDIQDTINQIDQLKRVGVDIIRISIPTKEAAEAFKIIKKKTNIPLIADIHFDYRLAIKSIQYGADCLRINPGNIGKKRKINEIVSCAKDNNIPIRIGINSGSLEHDILKKYKSPLPEALVESAIRSIEHFDSLNFHQFKVSVKASDVFSAVKANKILAKKITQPIHIGITESGSIRNGTVKSSIGIASLLSEGIGDTLRVSLAAHPIEEVKVGYDILKVLGIRFRGINFIACPTCSRQEFDVIKVVKDLEKKLEDIETSMDVSIIGCVVNGLGEAKMANLGVTGGYKKSGLYQDGIRQKNKLNNKDIVRELEIYIRKKSSELKNKNDN; encoded by the coding sequence ATAATGAATAAATATAAAGCTATTAATAGAAGAAAATCTAATCGTATTTATGTAGGAAATGTTCCTATTGGAAATAATGCGCCTATTTCTGTACAATCTATGACAAATACGAAAACCACAGACATCCAAGATACAATTAATCAAATTGATCAATTAAAAAGAGTAGGAGTTGATATTATAAGGATTTCTATTCCAACAAAAGAAGCGGCGGAAGCATTTAAAATAATTAAAAAAAAAACAAATATTCCACTTATAGCAGATATACACTTTGATTATAGATTAGCTATAAAATCTATACAATATGGCGCGGATTGTTTAAGAATTAATCCTGGAAATATTGGCAAAAAAAGAAAAATTAATGAAATAGTAAGTTGTGCTAAAGATAATAATATTCCAATTAGAATAGGAATTAATTCTGGGTCATTAGAACATGATATATTAAAAAAATATAAATCTCCTTTACCAGAAGCTTTAGTAGAGTCTGCTATAAGAAGTATAGAACATTTTGATAGTTTAAATTTTCATCAATTTAAAGTTAGTGTAAAAGCATCTGATGTTTTTTCTGCTGTTAAAGCAAATAAAATATTAGCAAAAAAAATTACACAACCTATACACATCGGTATAACAGAATCTGGAAGTATACGTAATGGCACAGTAAAGTCATCTATTGGAATTGCTTCCTTGTTATCTGAAGGAATTGGAGATACTTTAAGAGTGTCTTTAGCTGCTCATCCTATTGAAGAAGTGAAAGTAGGTTATGATATTTTAAAAGTTTTAGGAATTAGGTTTAGAGGCATTAATTTTATTGCTTGCCCTACTTGTTCAAGGCAAGAATTCGATGTTATTAAAGTAGTAAAAGATTTAGAAAAAAAACTAGAAGATATTGAAACGTCTATGGACGTTTCTATCATCGGGTGCGTTGTAAATGGATTAGGTGAAGCTAAAATGGCAAACCTAGGAGTGACTGGAGGATATAAAAAAAGCGGGTTATATCAAGACGGTATACGTCAAAAAAACAAGCTAAATAACAAAGATATAGTGCGAGAACTAGAAATCTATATTCGTAAAAAATCAAGTGAATTAAAAAATAAAAATGATAACTAA
- the hisS gene encoding histidine--tRNA ligase, whose amino-acid sequence MNKKISSIRGMHDYFSEDLEIWNKLEKNFKQVLNSYSFEEIKLPILEKTEIFQRAIGNVTDIIEKEMYSFYDKKGNSLTLRPEGTVGCVRAIIQNNLLYKKKLKFWYLGPMFRYERPQKGRYRQFYQLGVEVFGLSEIDVDLEVILLTNRLWKILGINFDLTLEINSIGLQLDRIKYQKELVFFLEKYKSFLDEESKRRLYSNPFRILDSKNLNVQRILKKAPSLNNFINDKSLNRFNNLCHIMKTHGIKYKYNPNLIRGLDYYTDTVFEWKSNVIGSKDTICAGGRYDALVEELGGVKKPAIGFAIGIERLILLMRSKNVLSRKREKINIYIIFLGEENKNHAISLSEEMRDIYPKLNIFMSFSNFSLSKKIKHAVELSSRIVILIGANEIKKKCYLIKELETKKESYLFKSELILKINSIFKKHLSREN is encoded by the coding sequence GTGAATAAAAAAATTAGTTCAATTAGAGGAATGCATGATTATTTTTCTGAAGATTTAGAGATTTGGAACAAATTAGAAAAAAATTTTAAACAGGTTTTAAACAGTTACTCTTTTGAAGAAATCAAACTTCCTATATTAGAAAAAACAGAAATTTTTCAAAGAGCTATTGGAAATGTTACAGATATTATAGAAAAAGAAATGTATTCGTTTTACGATAAAAAAGGCAATAGTTTAACTTTGAGGCCTGAAGGAACTGTAGGTTGTGTACGAGCTATAATACAAAATAATTTATTATATAAAAAAAAATTAAAATTTTGGTATTTAGGACCAATGTTTAGATATGAACGTCCTCAAAAAGGACGATATCGTCAATTCTATCAATTAGGTGTAGAAGTTTTCGGATTAAGCGAAATAGATGTTGATTTAGAAGTAATTTTATTGACAAATCGTTTATGGAAAATTTTAGGTATTAATTTTGACTTAACATTAGAAATAAATTCAATTGGCTTGCAATTAGATCGAATTAAATATCAAAAAGAATTAGTTTTTTTTCTCGAAAAATATAAATCTTTTTTAGACGAAGAATCTAAAAGACGTTTATATTCTAATCCATTCCGTATTCTAGATTCCAAAAATTTAAATGTTCAACGTATATTAAAAAAAGCTCCGTCATTAAATAATTTTATTAATGACAAATCATTAAACCGATTTAATAATTTATGTCATATAATGAAGACACATGGTATTAAATATAAATATAATCCAAATTTAATAAGAGGTTTAGATTATTACACTGATACAGTATTTGAATGGAAAAGTAATGTAATAGGATCAAAAGATACTATTTGTGCAGGTGGAAGATATGATGCTTTAGTTGAAGAATTAGGTGGTGTAAAAAAACCAGCAATAGGATTTGCTATAGGAATTGAGCGTTTAATTTTATTAATGAGATCGAAAAATGTTCTTTCTAGAAAAAGAGAAAAAATTAATATTTATATTATTTTTTTAGGAGAGGAAAATAAAAATCACGCTATCAGTTTATCAGAAGAAATGAGAGATATATATCCTAAGCTAAACATATTTATGAGTTTTTCGAATTTTAGTCTTTCAAAAAAAATTAAGCACGCTGTTGAATTATCATCTCGTATTGTAATTTTAATAGGTGCGAATGAAATTAAGAAGAAATGTTATTTAATAAAAGAGTTAGAAACAAAAAAAGAATCTTATCTTTTTAAAAGTGAATTAATACTAAAAATTAATAGTATTTTTAAGAAGCATCTTTCAAGAGAAAATTAA
- the glyA gene encoding serine hydroxymethyltransferase, whose amino-acid sequence MFNKKIEFNKYDPELWIAMLKEKERQENHIELIASENYASTYVMHAQGSQLTNKYAEGYPGKRYYGGCEHVDIIEQLAIDRAKKLFNADYANVQPHSGSQANFAVYTALLKPGDVILGLKLSHGGHLTHGSSVNFSGKLYNSITYGVDLNGEINYEEIYDLAKKHRPKMIIGGFSAYSGICDWSKMRNISDEIDAYLVVDISHVAGLIATELYPSPIDYAHVVTSTTHKTLAGPRGGLILAKNGNNTFYNRLDLSVFPGGQGGPLMHVIAGKAVAFKEALDPNFKIYQEQILKNAKIMVKTFLKEGYEIISGNTYNHLFLINLTNKKITGKDADIALGKANITVNKNTIPNDIRSPFITSGIRIGTPAATRRGFKESEMLQVSLWITSILNDIQNTKNILKIKNKVLEICSKYPVYI is encoded by the coding sequence ATGTTTAATAAAAAGATAGAATTTAATAAATATGATCCAGAGCTATGGATAGCTATGTTAAAAGAAAAAGAAAGACAAGAGAATCATATAGAATTAATTGCATCAGAAAATTATGCTAGTACTTATGTAATGCATGCTCAAGGATCTCAGTTAACTAATAAATATGCGGAAGGTTATCCAGGAAAGCGATACTATGGTGGCTGTGAACATGTAGATATTATAGAACAATTAGCTATTGATCGCGCAAAAAAATTATTTAACGCTGATTATGCAAATGTTCAGCCTCATTCAGGTTCTCAAGCTAATTTTGCGGTTTATACAGCTCTTTTAAAACCTGGAGATGTAATTTTAGGTCTGAAATTGTCTCATGGGGGGCATTTAACACATGGTTCTTCTGTAAATTTTTCAGGGAAATTGTATAATTCAATTACCTATGGAGTAGATCTAAACGGAGAAATTAATTATGAAGAAATATATGATTTAGCTAAAAAACATCGACCGAAAATGATCATTGGTGGTTTTTCTGCATATTCTGGTATTTGTGATTGGTCTAAAATGCGTAATATTTCAGATGAAATAGATGCCTATTTAGTTGTGGATATATCTCATGTTGCGGGATTGATTGCTACAGAACTTTATCCAAGTCCAATAGATTATGCGCATGTTGTCACAAGTACTACACACAAAACATTAGCAGGACCTCGAGGGGGGCTTATTCTAGCTAAAAACGGAAATAATACGTTTTATAACCGATTAGATTTATCTGTTTTTCCGGGTGGACAAGGTGGACCACTCATGCATGTGATTGCAGGAAAAGCGGTAGCTTTTAAAGAAGCTTTAGATCCGAATTTTAAAATATATCAAGAACAAATTTTAAAAAATGCTAAAATTATGGTTAAAACATTCTTAAAAGAAGGATATGAAATTATTTCAGGAAATACTTATAATCATTTATTTTTAATAAATCTCACAAATAAAAAAATTACAGGTAAAGATGCTGATATTGCTTTAGGAAAAGCTAACATTACTGTGAATAAAAATACTATTCCTAATGATATTAGAAGTCCTTTTATTACCTCAGGAATACGTATTGGAACACCTGCTGCTACAAGAAGAGGTTTTAAAGAATCAGAAATGTTACAAGTTAGTTTATGGATTACAAGTATTTTAAACGATATTCAAAACACCAAAAATATTTTGAAAATTAAAAATAAAGTCTTAGAAATATGCTCTAAATATCCTGTGTATATATAA